In Paenibacillus hexagrammi, the following are encoded in one genomic region:
- a CDS encoding dTDP-4-dehydrorhamnose reductase family protein — protein sequence MKILILGSRGMAGHMISAYLSANTDWEIWDSARGIPAHGRFVTMDFTNTEALKSALDRIRPHVVINAAGILNEQASRKRTESIYVNSLLPHLLTDMASIYGFRLLHISTDCVFSGKKGDYSETDTADGLTDYAKTKSLGEVITGPHLTVRTSIIGPELKEDGIGLFHWFMRQTGIIQGYTRVYWNGVTTLELAKAIHWCLLHPIEGLLHLSVPEKVSKYELLLLMQEHFHQDRVTIEPYDGIHSDKSLNATREDFAYQTAAYPQMMEELHAWMSNHPTLYAY from the coding sequence GTGAAAATACTCATACTCGGCAGTCGCGGAATGGCCGGTCACATGATATCCGCTTATTTATCAGCGAATACAGATTGGGAGATTTGGGATTCAGCAAGGGGCATCCCGGCTCACGGCCGATTCGTAACCATGGACTTTACGAACACGGAAGCTCTGAAAAGCGCGCTCGATCGCATTCGTCCCCATGTTGTCATCAACGCTGCTGGCATCTTGAACGAGCAAGCAAGCCGTAAACGCACAGAATCGATTTATGTGAACAGCCTTCTTCCTCACCTTCTTACTGACATGGCCTCCATCTATGGCTTCCGGCTCCTTCATATCAGCACAGACTGCGTATTTTCCGGAAAAAAAGGAGACTACTCCGAAACGGATACAGCAGATGGTCTTACGGACTATGCGAAAACCAAGAGTTTGGGCGAAGTCATAACCGGGCCGCACCTTACAGTGCGCACCTCCATTATCGGTCCCGAGCTGAAAGAGGACGGCATCGGCTTGTTTCATTGGTTTATGCGGCAAACCGGGATTATTCAGGGCTATACGCGAGTATACTGGAATGGAGTAACAACGCTCGAGCTGGCCAAAGCCATCCATTGGTGCCTGCTTCATCCCATAGAAGGCCTCCTGCACCTTTCTGTTCCAGAGAAGGTATCCAAATATGAGCTCCTTCTATTGATGCAGGAGCACTTTCACCAGGATCGGGTAACCATTGAGCCCTACGACGGAATTCATTCAGACAAGAGTCTGAATGCTACGCGAGAGGACTTTGCCTATCAAACAGCGGCTTATCCTCAAATGATGGAAGAACTGCATGCATGGATGAGCAACCATCCTACTCTTTATGCATACTAA
- a CDS encoding methyltransferase domain-containing protein: MRIDIGCGSVKHPGCCGIDIQSHPEVDVVCDIDKGLPFADQSVEFVMASRILPYVNDFVKVMSEIYRVCADRAVVCILAPYAHSFHHVTNPYFKQKFDEHSPRFLTEHFFQPLMAL, from the coding sequence ATGAGAATTGACATCGGTTGCGGCTCCGTCAAGCACCCGGGCTGCTGCGGCATCGATATCCAATCCCATCCTGAGGTGGATGTTGTTTGTGATATCGACAAAGGTCTTCCCTTTGCGGATCAATCTGTTGAATTCGTGATGGCCAGCCGTATCCTCCCCTACGTGAACGATTTCGTGAAAGTAATGTCCGAGATATACAGGGTTTGCGCGGATAGAGCGGTTGTTTGTATTCTGGCTCCTTATGCTCACAGCTTCCATCACGTCACGAATCCTTATTTCAAGCAAAAATTTGATGAGCATTCGCCCCGTTTTTTAACGGAACACTTTTTTCAGCCCCTCATGGCGCTGTAA
- a CDS encoding DUF11 domain-containing protein, with product MTTIPLVVRSTINATGAITFTGNTLGLSRSGTAGVPGTEDSIGAFTTTNTTSKYGSYPSGTTNVYTSNSSSAVLTIPSGSTVLYAELIWGGSYIVGNVDLSSAINNAVTLVTPAGSFSVTPDNSTKNEVNLGSGAFAYVRSANVTSLIQQGGAGTYTTAGVVGTIVINDDPTANHAGWTLGVIYQNPALPFRNMSLRAGAILVQATSSAVNTTITGFATPISGAVGGRALFSAQEGDANRTGDKALFGPTTSSLTALSGPNNFAANFFASQINNDAGQLNTTGTFGTRNQTNGTPGTNISGGRQGWDITNVDISSTLINNQSSAVLQLTTSGDAYVVNANAIQIDINSPNISVTKSANVTGSVLGDTITYTVTVSNSGNANAASVVVSDAIAENATFVTGSITVGGGSGPPTI from the coding sequence GTGACAACGATTCCTCTCGTCGTTCGATCCACGATCAATGCTACAGGCGCTATTACTTTCACCGGGAATACGCTGGGATTAAGCCGTTCCGGCACAGCCGGTGTACCTGGAACCGAGGATAGTATCGGTGCCTTCACGACAACGAATACGACTTCCAAATATGGCTCTTATCCAAGTGGAACGACTAATGTGTATACCAGCAACAGCTCGTCGGCTGTTCTCACAATACCCTCAGGAAGCACTGTGTTATATGCAGAGCTAATTTGGGGCGGCTCCTACATTGTAGGCAATGTCGATTTAAGCTCCGCTATCAATAATGCTGTAACCCTTGTGACTCCTGCGGGGTCTTTTAGTGTGACGCCGGATAATAGTACGAAGAATGAGGTGAATTTAGGCAGCGGCGCCTTCGCGTATGTCCGAAGCGCCAACGTAACCTCTCTGATCCAGCAGGGTGGTGCAGGTACCTATACGACAGCCGGAGTGGTCGGTACAATTGTCATCAATGACGATCCGACCGCCAACCATGCCGGCTGGACACTTGGTGTCATTTACCAGAATCCTGCACTCCCCTTTCGGAATATGTCCCTTCGTGCAGGAGCCATTCTGGTACAGGCAACTTCCTCGGCCGTTAATACAACCATAACCGGATTCGCAACGCCCATTTCAGGTGCCGTAGGCGGAAGAGCACTATTCAGTGCTCAGGAAGGCGATGCAAACCGCACAGGCGACAAGGCGTTGTTCGGACCGACTACCTCTTCACTGACTGCGTTGTCGGGACCGAACAACTTTGCCGCCAACTTCTTTGCTTCACAGATTAACAATGATGCAGGCCAACTGAATACGACCGGTACGTTCGGGACCCGTAATCAGACCAACGGCACTCCCGGGACGAATATCTCCGGCGGACGTCAAGGATGGGATATCACCAATGTCGATATTTCATCCACCTTAATCAATAATCAATCAAGCGCAGTTCTACAGCTTACAACGTCGGGCGATGCATATGTAGTAAACGCCAACGCCATTCAAATCGACATTAATTCCCCCAACATTAGCGTTACGAAATCAGCCAATGTGACCGGCAGTGTACTCGGAGATACGATTACCTACACGGTAACGGTCAGCAATTCGGGTAATGCCAATGCCGCTAGTGTCGTGGTGTCCGATGCTATAGCAGAAAATGCCACGTTCGTAACGGGCAGCATTACAGTTGGAGGGGGATCAGGCCCACCTACGATATAA
- a CDS encoding DUF11 domain-containing protein: MPTTLQLPNQANAAFTFQSVAGGSVISGVIPSNTVTTPVYNPKLTLTKNASTNNATVGSTVTYTIAVNNAGNIAATVTVQDNIPSGSTYVAGSFKSTVRPFPERIRQPALQSGLSRRAQPLLLRSRCLSTLCPRPPAGGSGNSSLHVSAA, encoded by the coding sequence TTGCCCACAACCTTGCAGCTGCCCAATCAAGCGAACGCCGCTTTCACCTTCCAAAGCGTAGCGGGAGGCTCCGTCATTTCGGGGGTCATTCCTTCTAATACGGTAACGACACCAGTCTATAACCCTAAGCTAACTCTGACCAAAAACGCGAGCACGAATAACGCGACCGTAGGAAGTACCGTCACTTATACCATAGCCGTAAACAATGCGGGCAACATTGCGGCAACCGTCACCGTGCAGGACAATATTCCCAGCGGCAGCACGTATGTGGCAGGCAGCTTCAAGTCAACGGTTCGGCCGTTTCCGGAGCGAATCCGGCAGCCGGCGTTGCAATCGGGACTGTCCCGGCGGGCACAACCTCTATTGTTACGTTCCAGGTGCTTGTCAACTCTTTGCCCTCGCCCCCCAGCTGGTGGATCAGGCAACAGCAGCCTACACGTATCGGCCGCCTGA
- a CDS encoding beta strand repeat-containing protein: MDQATAAYTYRPPDGRTISASATSNSVTIPVTLPSVTLSKSSSLPDASVGDVLTYSFAVTNTGLSEVNQVRLIDALPTGSSFVSGSVTVNGAARSSDAPSSGISVGTISSGTTVNVSFQVQITSVPSPAQLSNQASLTYSSGTFNGVALSNNVTTPIYQPVIGISKSANTTTAVVGDTYQYQFSVTNSGNIASTVTITDSPPSGTSFVEGSVTVNGTAVPGASPIAGISAGSIAAGATATVTFSVTLNGLPSPPVLTNKAQGTYTYQLPSGRTKSGSVSSNSLNIPASAPNVSVSKSASSADATVGDVLTYSINMTNNGVATVTHVVLSDSVPSGAVFIEGSLTLRGVTQPSANPASLPIGIIHGSETVPVTFQVRIAQVPSSSELDNQAVVTFRSGAFLGTVYSNPTATTILQPVFQIVKTANTTATTLGSALAYTVQVKNVGNAPANITLSDPIPAGATFITNSVIVNGSPVPQVAPDTGIPIGTLAPGSTATVSFGVTVSSLPTPQWLTNQATAAYTFTLSDGRSVTRSSTSNTLEIPISVPMVSLDLSDQVTAVITGDTITYTAAITNTGASSVNNVVLSTMLDAGTAFVPGSVTVNGSPAPTTDPVSGIPIGSLAPGATATVTYEVRIEMPTTNQITNQSTVSFTSGTFSGSSTSNTVVTPVTQPEISLVKSASTQIATVGNNVVYSVVVSNTGNLPANVTLTDTIPGATAFVPNSVVVGGMPQPDASPATGIPVGTVNPGSSVTVSFALVINTLPTPQTIMNQASATYTFTPPDGRLLNGTAVSNTVTVNVSTPNVGVVKNVNTDVAVVGDTLTYSTTVTNAGIDPIQNVVVLDAPPAGTTFVPGTVTVNGVLQPDANPSNGIPLGTIAAGSSGSIAFNVRIPSSLALVSLRTSRTQPSPPGLSPA; this comes from the coding sequence GTGGATCAGGCAACAGCAGCCTACACGTATCGGCCGCCTGACGGGCGTACTATATCCGCTTCCGCAACGTCCAATTCCGTTACGATTCCTGTCACACTTCCAAGTGTAACTTTGAGCAAAAGCAGCTCTCTGCCGGACGCATCCGTAGGAGATGTGCTGACCTACTCATTCGCTGTTACCAACACAGGTCTCAGTGAAGTCAATCAAGTACGACTGATTGATGCTTTACCCACGGGGAGCAGCTTCGTCTCAGGCAGCGTCACGGTCAATGGCGCAGCGAGGAGCTCTGATGCTCCTTCAAGCGGTATTTCTGTCGGTACGATTTCATCTGGAACGACCGTGAATGTATCCTTTCAAGTTCAAATAACAAGTGTCCCAAGTCCCGCCCAGCTTTCGAATCAAGCCAGCCTTACTTACAGCTCCGGTACATTCAATGGCGTTGCGCTGTCTAACAATGTTACGACTCCCATCTACCAACCTGTTATTGGCATTTCCAAGAGCGCCAATACCACTACTGCTGTCGTCGGCGATACCTATCAATATCAATTCAGCGTTACAAATAGTGGGAATATCGCTTCTACTGTCACGATCACAGACAGCCCGCCAAGCGGAACCTCCTTTGTGGAAGGCAGTGTTACGGTCAATGGCACTGCAGTCCCCGGGGCTTCTCCGATAGCTGGAATCTCGGCAGGCTCCATTGCCGCCGGTGCAACCGCGACAGTTACATTCTCCGTCACATTAAACGGTTTGCCTTCACCCCCGGTTCTGACCAACAAGGCTCAAGGGACATATACCTATCAGCTCCCTTCAGGCAGAACGAAATCGGGATCGGTTTCATCGAATTCGCTCAATATTCCAGCTTCAGCACCCAATGTTAGTGTCAGCAAGTCTGCAAGCAGTGCCGATGCGACGGTCGGTGATGTACTTACTTATTCAATAAATATGACTAACAATGGTGTAGCCACGGTCACTCATGTCGTACTGTCGGACTCTGTTCCGAGCGGGGCTGTTTTTATCGAGGGTTCACTAACTCTCCGCGGTGTCACGCAGCCATCGGCAAATCCGGCGTCACTGCCCATCGGTATTATCCATGGTTCGGAAACCGTACCTGTTACCTTTCAAGTACGTATAGCACAAGTACCTTCGTCATCCGAGCTTGACAATCAAGCGGTCGTCACTTTCAGATCAGGAGCGTTCCTGGGTACCGTATATTCGAATCCAACGGCAACGACTATCCTGCAGCCCGTCTTTCAGATTGTAAAAACTGCAAATACGACAGCAACAACACTTGGCAGCGCTCTTGCGTATACCGTTCAAGTCAAAAACGTCGGCAATGCGCCCGCAAATATCACACTTAGCGATCCAATTCCAGCAGGAGCAACCTTCATCACGAACAGTGTGATCGTGAACGGCAGCCCTGTTCCTCAGGTTGCGCCTGATACAGGTATACCAATTGGCACCCTGGCACCGGGAAGTACAGCAACCGTTAGCTTTGGTGTAACCGTATCCTCCCTTCCTACCCCTCAGTGGCTTACGAATCAAGCGACGGCAGCTTACACGTTCACACTATCCGACGGACGAAGCGTTACTCGTTCGAGCACTTCCAATACATTAGAAATACCCATATCCGTCCCGATGGTCAGTCTTGATTTATCAGATCAGGTTACAGCGGTAATCACGGGAGATACCATTACGTACACCGCAGCGATAACGAACACAGGTGCAAGCAGCGTGAACAATGTTGTCTTATCAACGATGCTGGATGCAGGCACTGCTTTTGTGCCGGGCAGCGTCACTGTCAATGGATCTCCTGCGCCGACAACCGATCCTGTATCGGGTATTCCAATCGGTAGCCTTGCGCCCGGCGCAACAGCTACTGTGACTTATGAGGTGAGAATCGAAATGCCGACAACGAATCAAATCACGAACCAATCGACGGTGAGTTTCACATCGGGGACTTTCTCGGGATCGTCTACTTCCAATACGGTCGTAACTCCGGTCACACAGCCCGAAATATCCTTGGTGAAAAGCGCTAGCACGCAAATTGCAACAGTCGGAAATAACGTTGTGTATTCCGTCGTTGTAAGTAATACAGGCAATTTACCTGCCAACGTAACACTAACGGATACTATTCCTGGGGCAACCGCCTTTGTGCCTAACAGTGTTGTTGTCGGAGGCATGCCCCAACCCGATGCCAGTCCAGCAACTGGCATTCCTGTAGGAACCGTAAATCCGGGCAGCTCGGTTACCGTATCCTTTGCACTCGTGATTAACACCTTGCCAACACCGCAGACGATTATGAATCAGGCTTCCGCTACCTATACATTTACCCCACCTGACGGCCGCCTGTTAAATGGAACGGCTGTGTCCAATACGGTGACGGTCAATGTGTCTACACCAAATGTCGGCGTTGTAAAGAATGTCAATACGGACGTTGCCGTTGTCGGCGATACCTTAACCTACTCGACTACGGTCACGAATGCAGGAATCGATCCCATTCAAAATGTAGTTGTCTTAGATGCTCCCCCAGCTGGTACGACCTTCGTTCCGGGAACTGTGACGGTCAACGGCGTGTTACAGCCGGATGCCAACCCAAGTAACGGAATTCCGCTAGGTACCATTGCGGCAGGCAGCAGCGGCAGCATTGCATTTAATGTTCGAATCCCTTCCTCCCTAGCTCTGGTATCATTACGAACCAGTCGAACACAACCTTCACCTCCGGGACTTTCTCCGGCGTAA
- a CDS encoding DUF7507 domain-containing protein has protein sequence MSTNVYQPILNAVKSANTSNATVGDTVVYTVNVSNTGNIPAALTFTDTIPNGTTFVPNSVIINGVPLTGAEPAAGFSAGTVAPGATTRILFSVVIDSLPTQQQISNQGTVSYTFIPPDGVTRSGSIVTNTVTFPVSAPNVTLVKSSNATDAVTGDVITYSIVVTNSGIEPVNDVRFVDPIPAGTQLVPNSVTVAGSPVAGASPATGVTIGTIAPGGSVTVTFRVTVTSVLDPATITNRSSVSFTSGSFSGVAFSNDNAIPLYEPIINLVKSTSEARATVGDTIVYTLVVSNSGNLPAQVTVFDAIPTGADFVPNSIIVNGVAQPGATPDSGISIGTVSPGEAATVTLTLQASVETLPASQQLTNQASANYSFTPPDGRTLTGTSSSNIVTIPVSSPDVTVVKSTTATDAVVGDVIPYSITVTNSGFEAITNAVLTDPLPAGTQFVTGSVTVGGESRPSASPNAGIQLGTIAAGSFVIVTFRVTVISLPNPAVIENRSVVGFSSGTFNGTSVSNTVTTPVYQPIVAVVKSADRSNVTVGNTVTYTLAVTNSGNLAASVTLTDPIPSGTEFVDNSVVVDGVPQPGANPAQGISIGVVQPGDTVVVRTTFQVTVETLPNPQQLVNQASADFTFTPPDGRLLTGSVTSNTLTIAVSSPNVTVAKSTSAIDAVVGDTLTYTVIVTNAGIDTVNNVVLIDPVPLGARFISGTVIVDGVQRPSDDPNTGINIGAIPAGGSSIVTFEVTVV, from the coding sequence GTGTCAACCAATGTGTATCAACCGATTCTTAACGCCGTTAAAAGTGCGAACACTTCCAACGCGACCGTCGGAGATACGGTCGTATACACCGTGAACGTCAGTAATACCGGGAATATACCCGCAGCCTTGACATTCACGGATACCATTCCAAATGGTACCACCTTTGTACCCAACAGTGTGATCATCAACGGAGTACCCTTAACAGGAGCTGAACCGGCAGCGGGATTCTCTGCGGGTACGGTTGCTCCAGGCGCGACAACACGCATTTTATTTTCTGTGGTGATTGACTCCTTGCCCACACAGCAGCAAATTTCCAATCAAGGTACGGTGAGTTACACGTTTATACCGCCTGACGGCGTGACGCGAAGCGGGTCTATCGTCACCAATACGGTAACGTTCCCGGTTTCTGCTCCGAATGTCACCCTTGTAAAAAGCTCGAATGCGACGGATGCTGTCACTGGAGACGTTATCACCTATAGTATTGTAGTCACCAATAGCGGCATAGAACCGGTAAACGACGTCCGATTTGTCGATCCTATCCCTGCGGGCACGCAATTGGTTCCGAATAGCGTGACTGTTGCGGGATCTCCTGTTGCAGGCGCTAGCCCCGCCACGGGTGTAACCATCGGAACGATTGCTCCAGGCGGCTCCGTGACCGTTACATTCCGTGTTACCGTAACGTCCGTTTTGGATCCTGCAACTATTACGAACCGCTCTTCCGTCAGCTTCACATCAGGATCGTTCAGCGGCGTCGCCTTCTCCAACGACAACGCGATTCCCCTCTACGAACCGATTATCAATCTTGTTAAAAGCACCAGCGAAGCTCGGGCAACGGTTGGCGATACGATCGTGTATACCTTAGTTGTAAGCAACTCAGGCAATCTTCCTGCTCAGGTAACCGTATTTGATGCGATCCCTACAGGAGCGGATTTCGTCCCAAACAGTATCATTGTGAACGGCGTGGCGCAGCCGGGAGCGACACCGGACAGTGGAATCAGCATCGGTACGGTATCGCCTGGCGAAGCTGCAACAGTTACCTTGACACTGCAGGCATCCGTTGAAACGCTTCCGGCCAGTCAGCAGCTTACCAATCAGGCATCGGCCAACTATTCATTTACTCCGCCTGATGGGCGCACCTTAACCGGAACTTCATCGTCCAATATCGTCACGATCCCGGTATCTTCCCCTGATGTTACTGTTGTGAAAAGCACGACTGCGACGGATGCTGTCGTAGGAGATGTTATTCCTTATTCCATAACTGTAACCAACAGCGGCTTTGAAGCTATTACGAACGCTGTCTTGACCGACCCGCTTCCGGCGGGAACGCAGTTCGTAACAGGCAGTGTTACGGTCGGCGGAGAATCGAGGCCCTCGGCAAGCCCGAACGCAGGCATTCAACTTGGAACGATTGCTGCTGGGTCGTTCGTCATTGTCACGTTCAGGGTTACCGTCATCAGTCTGCCGAATCCAGCCGTTATTGAGAATCGTTCCGTTGTCGGCTTTTCGTCCGGTACTTTTAACGGAACGAGCGTCTCCAACACGGTAACTACTCCGGTATATCAACCGATTGTAGCCGTCGTCAAAAGCGCTGACCGTTCCAATGTCACGGTCGGCAATACGGTTACCTATACGCTAGCCGTAACAAATTCCGGAAATTTGGCCGCCTCGGTCACGTTGACCGACCCCATTCCTTCAGGGACCGAATTCGTGGATAACAGCGTTGTCGTAGACGGTGTTCCTCAGCCGGGAGCGAATCCGGCGCAAGGAATCAGCATCGGTGTTGTTCAGCCTGGCGATACCGTCGTGGTGCGTACGACCTTCCAGGTCACCGTAGAAACGCTTCCGAATCCGCAGCAGCTCGTCAATCAGGCAAGTGCTGATTTCACCTTTACACCTCCAGATGGACGTTTGCTCACAGGTTCTGTCACATCCAACACCCTGACCATTGCCGTCTCTTCTCCGAATGTAACGGTAGCCAAGAGCACGAGCGCGATCGACGCGGTCGTTGGTGACACCTTGACTTACACCGTCATAGTGACGAATGCGGGAATCGATACGGTTAACAATGTGGTATTGATTGACCCCGTTCCTCTAGGAGCCCGCTTTATCTCCGGCACCGTTATTGTTGACGGTGTTCAGCGGCCAAGCGATGACCCGAATACAGGCATTAACATTGGTGCGATCCCAGCTGGAGGCTCCTCGATCGTCACCTTTGAGGTAACTGTCGTATGA
- a CDS encoding COG1361 family protein produces the protein MTCDSNCNNDQILRNQSVVRFSTGGYTGHAYSNVVLTPVNGPRLVVHISASECLATVGQTINYRIHIVNLGNVCAKATLLHFIPVDTRFVINSATLQGVPLPGVDPLQGIPLGEVCVGESGAVDVTFQVVLIAAPASGNLRNQVTVPYSFTATDGRTICGTVRSNTSTIPVQELKIGVLKTASADTVISGDKLTYYVRVINESDQLLESAMIRDSLPAGVTFIEGSVSVNHQTERDASPLTGIRLSHLPAKTSIEVAFEVMVGDSVHIGSDETTIANHAELIYSLFGIEHSLQSNTVETSLLQAKLCIVKSVNLAKATLGDTLCYTLEIVNEGHVPVDAVLTDILPIGSLFEWGSVSIQGVYQPDIQPSQGIRLGLIQPCHRIDVSFRVKVPTIISDPKMHALVNQAQLHYHYMLPDGRTIRSTLCSNTVTTQLFFPFINIGVTPTPTITDPGGIVTMTCRIINSGNLGADITLHDWIPEGAALEAGSIRKNGVPYPSKNDNHGLQIGALEPGKSIEITYILHVNKHPNTRFLTSHLYAAYWFELNHHKHSGMSYANEYRVWIEHWHE, from the coding sequence ATGACCTGCGACTCCAACTGCAATAACGACCAGATTCTGCGCAATCAATCCGTAGTCCGTTTCAGTACAGGCGGATATACGGGGCACGCCTACTCCAACGTGGTGCTGACCCCAGTCAATGGGCCCCGGCTCGTTGTACACATTTCCGCTAGCGAATGCCTGGCGACTGTCGGTCAAACGATCAATTATCGCATTCATATTGTGAATCTAGGCAATGTGTGCGCGAAAGCGACTTTACTGCATTTCATACCCGTTGATACTCGATTTGTCATCAATAGCGCAACGCTCCAAGGTGTACCTTTGCCCGGCGTGGACCCCCTTCAGGGGATCCCGCTTGGCGAAGTTTGTGTCGGCGAATCCGGTGCAGTGGACGTCACCTTTCAAGTTGTCTTGATAGCAGCTCCAGCTTCCGGTAACTTACGCAATCAAGTGACAGTCCCCTACTCCTTTACGGCTACAGATGGCAGAACAATCTGTGGAACGGTCAGATCCAACACTTCAACCATTCCGGTACAAGAACTAAAGATCGGCGTGCTCAAAACAGCAAGCGCCGATACGGTCATATCCGGAGATAAACTAACCTACTACGTGAGAGTTATTAATGAGAGTGATCAGCTATTAGAAAGCGCCATGATTCGGGACTCACTTCCAGCCGGCGTTACTTTTATTGAAGGCAGTGTAAGTGTGAACCATCAAACGGAAAGGGACGCATCCCCGCTAACGGGGATCAGGCTTTCTCACCTTCCAGCGAAAACCTCCATCGAGGTTGCCTTTGAAGTCATGGTGGGGGATTCCGTCCACATAGGTTCGGATGAAACTACTATTGCTAACCATGCCGAGCTCATCTACTCCCTCTTCGGCATCGAGCATTCTCTTCAATCAAATACCGTTGAGACTAGTTTGTTACAAGCGAAGCTCTGTATCGTCAAGTCTGTCAATCTTGCTAAAGCCACTCTGGGTGATACACTTTGTTACACCCTTGAGATCGTCAACGAAGGACATGTACCGGTCGATGCGGTACTAACCGATATACTCCCGATCGGCAGCCTGTTTGAATGGGGAAGCGTCAGCATACAAGGCGTCTATCAGCCAGACATCCAGCCATCCCAAGGAATTCGGCTGGGGCTAATCCAGCCTTGTCATCGTATCGATGTATCCTTCCGGGTGAAGGTACCGACGATCATTTCAGACCCGAAGATGCATGCGCTTGTCAATCAAGCTCAGCTTCACTACCACTACATGCTTCCAGACGGTCGGACGATTCGATCCACCCTTTGTTCCAACACAGTCACTACGCAATTGTTCTTCCCGTTCATCAACATCGGGGTTACTCCTACGCCTACGATCACGGACCCCGGGGGGATAGTTACCATGACGTGCAGAATCATCAATTCGGGAAATCTGGGAGCCGATATTACTCTTCACGATTGGATTCCGGAGGGAGCCGCATTAGAGGCTGGCAGCATACGAAAGAATGGCGTTCCTTATCCCTCCAAAAATGATAATCATGGACTGCAAATCGGAGCATTGGAACCCGGCAAGTCGATAGAGATCACCTATATCCTTCACGTAAACAAGCATCCGAACACGCGCTTCCTGACAAGTCACTTGTATGCGGCATATTGGTTTGAGCTGAATCACCATAAACATTCTGGCATGTCATACGCCAATGAATACCGGGTATGGATCGAGCACTGGCATGAGTAA
- a CDS encoding ATP-dependent metallopeptidase FtsH/Yme1/Tma family protein, giving the protein MLRPGRFDRQLWVDAPDYNGRVDVFTYYLQKVKKDDTLTPEKAALDTVGYSPAQIKHIVNETVVIAHQRGAQEAGYEDFRYAMETYEWGLKQPLRSMSEDEKRNVAYHEAGHAVAQYLLKPHARVWKVTIVRRGSALGLAATKPTEERYNRSDSEILYEIQVCLAARAVEEEFLGKKLNGVTSDLKQATQLAGVYLGMVGMGDELFSWLAAGTRESALKALRPKINELLKEQMELAKELVRKHAEFVHAIAEALLRQEDLTGEEIDQIYLQLYGENRPKPTFPATRIQQALPSESADAQEPADVQEPADPEDDPLDM; this is encoded by the coding sequence TTGCTGCGTCCGGGACGGTTTGACCGCCAGCTCTGGGTAGATGCGCCTGATTATAACGGTAGAGTAGATGTGTTCACGTATTATTTGCAAAAAGTCAAGAAAGACGATACACTGACACCGGAAAAAGCTGCACTGGATACTGTCGGCTACAGCCCCGCGCAAATCAAGCATATCGTGAATGAGACGGTTGTCATTGCGCATCAACGCGGCGCACAGGAAGCCGGCTATGAAGACTTCCGGTATGCCATGGAAACGTACGAGTGGGGGCTGAAACAGCCGCTTCGCTCCATGAGCGAGGATGAGAAACGAAATGTTGCCTACCATGAAGCGGGTCATGCTGTGGCGCAATATTTGTTGAAGCCGCATGCGAGAGTTTGGAAGGTGACCATTGTCCGCCGCGGGAGTGCTCTAGGCTTAGCCGCGACGAAACCGACGGAAGAACGATATAACCGCAGCGATAGCGAGATTTTGTATGAAATTCAGGTTTGTCTGGCGGCTAGAGCTGTAGAAGAAGAATTCCTCGGTAAAAAGCTTAACGGCGTTACTTCCGACTTGAAGCAGGCTACTCAGCTTGCCGGTGTATATCTCGGCATGGTCGGCATGGGTGATGAGCTGTTCAGCTGGCTGGCAGCCGGTACCCGGGAGAGCGCGCTCAAAGCGCTTCGACCTAAGATCAACGAGCTGCTTAAGGAGCAGATGGAGCTTGCCAAGGAACTGGTGCGGAAGCATGCGGAATTCGTTCATGCCATTGCCGAAGCCTTATTAAGGCAGGAGGATTTGACGGGAGAAGAAATTGATCAGATCTACCTGCAGCTGTACGGTGAGAACAGGCCGAAGCCTACGTTTCCCGCAACACGAATTCAGCAAGCACTCCCTTCTGAATCTGCTGATGCTCAGGAACCAGCTGACGTTCAGGAACCTGCTGATCCGGAAGACGATCCCTTAGATATGTAG